A region of Elusimicrobiota bacterium DNA encodes the following proteins:
- a CDS encoding FAD-dependent oxidoreductase, whose amino-acid sequence MSESVGTEWAAGLDVLREIVGKAHVVVDAQEVERRARCLIPSVRRPSAFVYPSDVDQLKKIVKAALDHHLALWPCGKGKNWGYGSASPARDGAVVLVLERMNRIVEVNETMAYAVVEPGVTYRQLHAHLKERGVRLWLDCTDGPADGSVMGNALERGIGETPYGDHFEKICGMEVLLADGSLVRTGGGPLQGYKTWNTFKWGVGPYLEGLFSQSNFGIVTQIGIWLMPEPECFQSCLFELKREEDFPALINEIRHLSFAGALQSKIHLINDVTTFGIVADDPRDLLDGAPCLSEERRATLRRRFNIAPWTFGAGLYGTTAQVRAARSLIKKRLGPYGRLWFLGEASCRWIQRFSGLLRKWRDLPRGRAWADKLSMLIFRKPLPCVEALPHMHAIEKGYPSDYFVKHAYMKRRGAKPSDDDIDPARDHCGGIWAGSWCPWKGRKSAGWWNTAEPWP is encoded by the coding sequence ATGAGTGAATCCGTCGGAACAGAGTGGGCCGCGGGGTTGGACGTCCTTCGGGAAATCGTGGGGAAGGCCCATGTGGTCGTCGACGCGCAGGAAGTGGAGCGGCGCGCTCGATGCCTGATCCCTTCCGTGCGGCGCCCCTCCGCCTTTGTTTACCCCTCCGACGTCGACCAATTAAAAAAGATCGTGAAGGCGGCCCTGGACCACCATCTCGCGCTTTGGCCTTGCGGGAAGGGCAAGAACTGGGGCTACGGCTCCGCCTCCCCGGCGCGGGACGGCGCGGTGGTCCTCGTTCTGGAACGAATGAACCGCATTGTGGAGGTGAACGAAACCATGGCCTACGCCGTGGTGGAACCGGGGGTCACCTACCGGCAACTGCACGCTCACTTGAAGGAACGCGGGGTCCGGCTGTGGCTGGATTGCACCGACGGTCCTGCCGACGGCAGCGTCATGGGGAACGCCCTGGAACGCGGGATCGGGGAAACCCCCTACGGGGACCATTTCGAAAAAATTTGCGGGATGGAAGTCCTTTTGGCGGACGGGAGCCTGGTTCGCACCGGCGGGGGCCCTCTTCAGGGCTACAAAACCTGGAACACGTTTAAATGGGGGGTGGGCCCCTACCTCGAGGGGCTCTTCAGTCAATCCAACTTCGGCATCGTGACTCAAATCGGCATCTGGCTCATGCCGGAACCGGAATGTTTTCAGTCCTGCCTTTTCGAGTTGAAACGGGAAGAGGATTTTCCCGCCCTCATCAATGAAATACGCCATTTGTCCTTCGCGGGGGCCCTGCAAAGCAAAATCCACCTGATCAACGACGTGACCACCTTTGGCATCGTGGCGGACGATCCCCGCGACCTGTTGGATGGGGCCCCTTGCTTGTCGGAAGAACGCCGGGCGACGTTGCGCCGTCGGTTCAATATCGCTCCCTGGACCTTTGGGGCGGGCCTCTACGGCACCACCGCCCAGGTGCGGGCCGCCCGTTCGTTGATCAAAAAACGACTGGGACCCTACGGCCGCCTCTGGTTTTTGGGGGAGGCGAGCTGTCGCTGGATCCAGCGGTTTTCGGGTCTGTTGAGAAAATGGCGGGACCTTCCCCGTGGACGGGCCTGGGCCGACAAGTTGTCCATGCTGATATTTCGGAAACCCCTGCCCTGCGTGGAAGCTTTGCCGCACATGCACGCCATCGAGAAAGGCTACCCCAGCGACTATTTCGTGAAACATGCCTACATGAAACGGCGCGGCGCAAAACCGTCCGATGACGACATCGATCCCGCCCGGGACCATTGCGGCGGGATTTGGGCGGGATCGTGGTGTCCTTGGAAGGGGAGGAAGTCCGCCGGGTGGTGGAACACTGCCGAACCCTGGCCTTGA
- a CDS encoding SDR family oxidoreductase, protein MKTVLLTGGAGAVGSAVVPELLGDPDLRLILLLRPAPGRSVPERLEELKTFWRTYGLGEPVWGRVEILSGDVSQERLGIAPGPYAQLADRVTHIVHGAAQVKVNMSAEEARRSSVATTVHILTLAREARALEKLEYLSTVGVAGTLQGRIEERRLREPREFHNTYESSKAEAEELVWEAMEQGLPVTIHRPSMVVGDSRTGRTLHFQVFYHLAEFLSGRVTLGWVPRLPSFRLDVVPNDYLARAISASVRNPAWAGQVLHLAAGREGSWPLERYVAVLPGLLTAAGLPTPRPHRLPWGLFRALVPPLAWIGPARRRKAFRHLPRFLSYLNEDIYFDNRNARRLLEPAGVLLPDLSDDLPRVMAFYAAHRPVRGKK, encoded by the coding sequence GTGAAGACTGTCCTTCTCACAGGCGGGGCGGGGGCCGTGGGGAGCGCGGTGGTTCCCGAGTTGCTGGGCGATCCCGACCTGCGCTTGATCCTATTGCTTCGTCCCGCCCCCGGCCGTTCCGTGCCCGAGCGGCTGGAGGAGCTGAAAACCTTTTGGAGGACGTACGGGCTTGGGGAACCCGTCTGGGGAAGGGTGGAGATCCTTTCGGGAGATGTCTCTCAGGAACGGTTGGGCATCGCGCCGGGGCCCTACGCCCAGTTGGCGGACCGCGTGACGCACATCGTTCACGGGGCGGCCCAGGTGAAGGTCAATATGTCGGCGGAGGAGGCGCGCCGAAGTTCGGTGGCCACCACGGTGCACATCCTCACTTTGGCCCGGGAGGCCCGGGCGCTGGAGAAACTCGAATATCTGAGCACGGTGGGCGTGGCGGGGACCCTCCAGGGGCGGATCGAGGAACGACGCCTCCGGGAACCGCGCGAGTTTCACAACACCTACGAATCCTCCAAGGCGGAAGCCGAGGAATTAGTGTGGGAGGCCATGGAGCAAGGGCTTCCCGTGACGATCCATCGCCCCAGCATGGTCGTGGGCGATTCCCGGACGGGGAGGACGCTCCACTTTCAGGTGTTTTATCATCTGGCGGAATTCTTGAGCGGTCGGGTCACGCTCGGATGGGTTCCCCGCCTGCCGAGTTTTCGGCTGGACGTGGTGCCCAACGATTATTTGGCTCGCGCCATCTCGGCGTCGGTTCGGAACCCGGCGTGGGCGGGCCAGGTTCTCCATCTGGCCGCCGGACGGGAGGGGTCCTGGCCCCTGGAGCGGTATGTGGCGGTTCTCCCGGGTTTGCTGACCGCGGCGGGTCTCCCGACGCCCCGGCCCCATCGATTGCCCTGGGGACTCTTTCGCGCCCTGGTCCCTCCGCTCGCTTGGATCGGACCAGCCCGTCGAAGAAAAGCCTTTCGCCACCTGCCCCGGTTTTTAAGTTATCTGAACGAAGACATCTATTTCGACAACCGAAACGCCCGCCGGTTGCTGGAACCCGCCGGCGTCCTCCTGCCGGATCTGTCCGATGATCTTCCCCGCGTCATGGCCTTTTACGCCGCCCACCGGCCCGTTCGCGGGAAAAAATGA
- a CDS encoding threonine synthase produces MPRHGLIHRYRALLPVTDRTPVISLHEGDTPLLPSCRLAEWAGAPNVRLFLKYEGLNPTGSFKDRGMTLAISKAVEAGSKAVITASTGNTSASAAAYAARAGLRCVVLIPDGQIALGKLSQALIHGADVFAVQGNFDDALAMVRRVGEATPITIVNSINPHRIECQKTGAFEIVDELGEAPDYHFIPVGNAGNITAYWKGYVEYRALGKSRGLPKMMGWQADGAAPIVRGEPVKDPKTIATAIKIGNPASWKGALAARDESGGVIGAVSDDEILAAYRALAREGVFCEPASAASLAGLKKFAGQNPDFARSSATAVCVLTGHGLKDPERAIALAPKPKSVAATVEAIRGELGI; encoded by the coding sequence ATGCCCCGACACGGATTGATCCATCGCTATCGCGCCCTTTTGCCTGTCACGGATAGGACGCCCGTGATCTCTCTCCACGAGGGGGACACGCCTCTCCTCCCTTCCTGCCGCCTGGCCGAATGGGCGGGAGCGCCCAACGTCCGGCTCTTTTTGAAATACGAAGGGCTGAACCCCACGGGATCCTTTAAGGACCGCGGCATGACGCTGGCCATTTCCAAAGCGGTGGAGGCCGGGTCCAAGGCGGTGATCACGGCGTCGACGGGCAACACCTCGGCGTCGGCGGCCGCCTACGCGGCGCGGGCGGGCCTGCGGTGCGTGGTCTTGATCCCGGACGGCCAAATCGCTCTCGGGAAATTGTCCCAGGCCTTGATCCACGGCGCGGACGTTTTCGCCGTTCAAGGAAATTTCGACGACGCCCTGGCCATGGTTCGCCGGGTGGGGGAGGCGACCCCCATCACGATCGTCAACTCCATCAACCCCCACCGCATCGAGTGCCAGAAAACCGGCGCCTTCGAGATCGTCGACGAGTTGGGCGAGGCCCCGGACTACCACTTCATTCCCGTCGGCAACGCCGGAAACATCACGGCCTATTGGAAAGGCTACGTGGAATACCGGGCGCTGGGCAAGAGCCGGGGACTTCCCAAAATGATGGGGTGGCAAGCCGATGGGGCCGCGCCGATTGTCCGGGGGGAACCGGTGAAAGATCCCAAGACCATCGCCACCGCCATCAAGATCGGGAACCCGGCCTCTTGGAAGGGCGCCCTGGCGGCCCGGGACGAATCGGGGGGCGTGATCGGGGCGGTCTCAGACGATGAAATTTTGGCCGCTTACCGGGCCCTGGCGAGGGAAGGGGTGTTTTGCGAACCGGCCAGCGCGGCTTCCTTGGCCGGGTTGAAAAAGTTCGCCGGGCAGAACCCCGATTTCGCCCGCTCGTCGGCCACGGCGGTCTGCGTTTTGACGGGGCACGGGTTGAAAGATCCGGAACGGGCCATCGCCCTGGCTCCCAAGCCAAAATCCGTCGCCGCCACCGTCGAGGCGATCCGCGGGGAACTGGGAATTTGA
- a CDS encoding branched-chain amino acid ABC transporter substrate-binding protein: protein MKKAGLILAGVWGVLAACQRGPREVKIAIAEPLTGDIAALGQGLKRAAVLAIEEANASGRFPNFTLRAVEFDDRSDPKEAVNVANRIVSDPDVLAVIGHFNSGCSIPASAVYARAGVPMMNAGSSNPQLTLQQLSPNWTGPRNIFRVNTTDDAQGAFAAEFAARSLKSKAVAIVHDKTAYGQGIAEVFQARFSERGGKVLCFDGVQAGDKDFKALVTRIKPLQPDLLYFGGTYTEGGLVLRQAREAGIRAPFLTGEISYDPDFLRIAGGAAEGAFVTYLGRPPELMASAKTFMEKYHLRYPGSEVKAYDHYAYEVTNILLAAMEKAGPDKAKMMEHLRGMSYTGVLGTTTFDEKGDTLNKTITLFVVKDGKFVPHE, encoded by the coding sequence ATGAAAAAAGCCGGACTCATTTTGGCCGGAGTGTGGGGGGTTCTGGCCGCCTGCCAGCGGGGACCGCGAGAAGTCAAGATCGCCATCGCGGAGCCGCTCACGGGGGACATCGCGGCCCTGGGCCAGGGTTTAAAACGCGCGGCGGTTTTGGCCATCGAGGAGGCCAATGCTTCCGGCCGGTTCCCAAACTTCACTTTGCGCGCCGTGGAATTCGACGACCGCTCCGACCCGAAGGAAGCGGTGAACGTGGCCAATCGCATTGTTTCGGACCCGGACGTGCTGGCCGTGATCGGCCATTTTAATTCGGGGTGTTCCATCCCGGCTTCCGCCGTCTACGCGCGGGCGGGGGTTCCCATGATGAACGCCGGGTCCTCCAATCCCCAGCTGACCCTGCAACAGCTTTCTCCCAACTGGACCGGGCCCCGCAACATTTTCCGCGTCAACACCACCGACGATGCCCAGGGCGCCTTCGCGGCGGAGTTCGCGGCCCGCTCCCTCAAAAGCAAGGCCGTGGCCATCGTGCACGACAAGACCGCCTACGGCCAAGGCATCGCTGAAGTCTTTCAGGCGCGGTTTTCGGAACGGGGGGGGAAAGTCCTTTGCTTCGATGGGGTTCAAGCGGGCGACAAAGATTTTAAGGCTCTCGTCACCCGGATCAAGCCGCTTCAGCCGGACCTGTTGTATTTCGGCGGGACTTACACCGAGGGAGGGTTGGTTCTGCGCCAGGCGCGCGAGGCGGGGATCCGGGCGCCGTTTTTGACCGGCGAGATCAGTTACGACCCCGATTTCCTTCGCATCGCCGGCGGGGCGGCCGAGGGCGCGTTTGTCACCTACCTGGGTCGGCCGCCCGAGCTCATGGCCTCGGCGAAGACCTTCATGGAGAAATATCATTTGCGGTATCCGGGGTCCGAGGTCAAAGCCTACGACCACTACGCCTACGAAGTCACCAACATCCTTCTGGCCGCCATGGAAAAGGCGGGTCCCGACAAAGCGAAAATGATGGAACACCTGCGCGGCATGAGCTACACGGGTGTTTTGGGGACGACGACCTTTGACGAGAAGGGCGACACCTTGAACAAAACCATTACGCTTTTCGTCGTCAAGGACGGAAAGTTTGTTCCCCACGAGTAG
- a CDS encoding M23 family metallopeptidase, which produces MFPTSSSRLFLWGALLAGLTACLGPMPRGPHPPKAAEPPPSRASSASPTAAFPAGSIPNTIPSAPLVRSTGAVHVVPRFALPLGKVRVLSPYGPRGRKFHTGIDLLQTRGGGDPVLASADGVVATVSHRGGYGRMVLLRHGDGWITRYAHLRKVTVREGQTLKQGEALGMVGGSGHATAPHLHFEILTPTMKTMNPAEFLFPPAPETRQAASPPKNPSALPSASFSPALAPAAGAPKR; this is translated from the coding sequence TTGTTCCCCACGAGTAGCTCGCGTCTTTTCCTGTGGGGGGCATTGCTCGCGGGTCTTACCGCCTGTCTGGGCCCCATGCCCCGGGGCCCGCACCCGCCGAAGGCCGCTGAGCCGCCACCTTCCCGCGCGTCGTCGGCCTCGCCCACGGCGGCTTTTCCAGCGGGTTCCATTCCCAACACAATCCCCTCCGCACCCCTGGTTCGTTCCACGGGGGCCGTTCACGTCGTCCCGCGCTTCGCCCTTCCCCTGGGGAAGGTTCGGGTCCTGTCGCCCTATGGGCCCCGGGGCCGGAAGTTTCATACGGGGATCGACCTCCTCCAAACGCGCGGGGGCGGGGATCCTGTTCTGGCATCGGCGGACGGCGTGGTGGCCACCGTGTCCCATCGGGGAGGGTACGGCCGCATGGTTCTTCTCCGGCACGGCGATGGATGGATCACCCGCTACGCGCATCTTCGAAAGGTGACGGTTCGGGAGGGGCAAACCTTGAAACAAGGCGAGGCCCTGGGGATGGTCGGCGGAAGCGGGCACGCCACCGCGCCGCACCTGCATTTTGAGATCTTGACCCCCACAATGAAAACCATGAATCCCGCCGAGTTTCTGTTCCCTCCGGCACCGGAAACCCGCCAGGCCGCCTCGCCCCCAAAAAACCCATCCGCTCTTCCTTCGGCTTCCTTTTCCCCCGCCCTGGCTCCCGCGGCGGGCGCCCCCAAAAGGTAA
- a CDS encoding branched-chain amino acid ABC transporter permease, with protein sequence MLFEQALNGLTLGGIYALIALGYTMVYGVLRMINFAHSELFMLGAVGGWGILAVWPGGVSAGTIVVVFLAAMVGAGLLGVLLDRIAYAPLRRSPRLTPLISAIGASLFLQNLVFLWRDSQLAFPSVFPVKPFRWGGFSVLPLQAFIVLVSLGLMAGLTFFIRKTRLGKAMRAVSQDPEAAELMGIPVHRVIALTFFIGGALGGAAGVLNGLYYGSVKYNMGFNPGVKAFTAAVLGGIGSVPGAMLGGFLLGLLESLGAGFLPESEWKDVFAFVVLILVLLCRPSGILGRHVSEKI encoded by the coding sequence ATCCTATTTGAGCAGGCATTGAACGGTCTGACCCTGGGAGGGATCTACGCCTTGATCGCTCTCGGCTACACCATGGTGTACGGCGTGCTCCGCATGATCAATTTCGCCCATTCGGAGTTGTTCATGCTCGGGGCCGTAGGGGGGTGGGGGATCCTGGCGGTCTGGCCAGGCGGGGTGAGCGCCGGAACCATCGTCGTGGTCTTTCTGGCGGCCATGGTCGGCGCGGGGCTTCTCGGCGTTCTTCTGGACCGTATCGCCTATGCGCCGCTCCGACGCTCGCCGCGTTTGACTCCGCTCATCTCGGCCATCGGCGCTTCGCTTTTCCTTCAGAATCTCGTGTTCCTGTGGCGGGACAGCCAGCTGGCTTTCCCGTCGGTATTCCCCGTGAAGCCTTTCCGATGGGGAGGCTTCTCCGTTCTCCCTCTGCAAGCGTTCATCGTTCTGGTCTCCCTGGGTCTGATGGCGGGGCTCACGTTTTTTATCCGCAAAACCCGCCTCGGCAAGGCCATGCGGGCCGTCTCCCAGGATCCGGAGGCGGCGGAGTTGATGGGCATCCCCGTCCATCGCGTGATCGCCCTGACCTTTTTTATCGGCGGGGCCCTGGGCGGCGCGGCGGGGGTGTTGAACGGGCTCTATTACGGATCGGTCAAATACAACATGGGGTTCAACCCCGGCGTCAAGGCTTTCACGGCCGCGGTGTTGGGGGGCATCGGGAGCGTGCCGGGGGCCATGCTGGGCGGGTTCTTGCTGGGCCTTCTGGAGTCCCTGGGCGCGGGTTTTCTTCCCGAATCGGAATGGAAAGATGTCTTCGCTTTCGTCGTGTTGATCCTTGTTCTGCTTTGCCGTCCTTCGGGCATACTGGGCCGCCATGTTTCCGAAAAAATTTAG
- a CDS encoding ABC transporter ATP-binding protein: protein MFPKKFRNRLLAVFSAAAFLALPLLLQGTPGGFLVRILGVMGLYALLALGVNLVLGYVGLLDLGFMSFYAIGAYTTALLSLRGWSFWWCLPASAGTAMAFRALLGAPVLRLRGDYLAVVTLGFGEITRITLNNWDSLTNGPKGLSLLSMKTPPIHFFGLTLWTNTHFFYLIFAFVALGWIVCRRLDQSRIGRAWIAIREDETAARSMGIDVPRLKNVAFAFSAAFAGIAGALFARWENFVTPESFTFWESALLVAMVVLGGMGSLPGVLLGVALIVGLPELLRSELLVWVGGAQMVNARYLIFGALLVAVAIFRPEGLWPRSRPRAKG from the coding sequence ATGTTTCCGAAAAAATTTAGAAACCGACTCCTCGCTGTTTTTTCGGCGGCCGCGTTCCTGGCCCTGCCTCTCCTCCTGCAGGGGACGCCTGGCGGGTTTCTCGTCCGCATCCTGGGGGTCATGGGTCTCTACGCGCTCTTGGCCCTTGGGGTCAACCTGGTTCTGGGATATGTGGGCCTCTTGGACTTGGGATTCATGTCATTTTACGCCATCGGCGCCTACACGACGGCGCTCCTTTCTCTCCGGGGTTGGAGCTTTTGGTGGTGTTTGCCGGCCAGCGCCGGGACGGCCATGGCGTTTCGCGCCCTCTTGGGCGCCCCCGTGCTCCGACTGCGGGGGGACTATCTGGCCGTCGTCACCTTGGGATTCGGCGAGATCACCCGGATCACTTTGAACAATTGGGACTCTCTCACCAACGGACCCAAGGGCCTTTCCCTCCTCTCCATGAAAACGCCTCCCATCCATTTCTTCGGCCTGACCCTTTGGACCAACACGCACTTTTTCTATTTGATTTTTGCGTTCGTGGCCCTGGGTTGGATCGTTTGCCGACGGTTGGACCAATCGCGGATCGGGCGGGCTTGGATCGCCATCCGCGAGGATGAGACGGCCGCCCGGTCCATGGGGATCGACGTGCCGCGCCTGAAGAATGTGGCCTTCGCCTTTTCGGCGGCTTTCGCGGGAATCGCCGGGGCGCTTTTCGCCCGCTGGGAAAATTTCGTCACGCCGGAATCCTTCACCTTTTGGGAGTCCGCGTTGTTGGTGGCCATGGTGGTTTTGGGCGGGATGGGGTCTCTGCCGGGGGTCCTGCTGGGCGTGGCCCTGATCGTGGGCCTGCCGGAACTCCTTCGCTCGGAGCTCCTCGTTTGGGTCGGGGGCGCCCAAATGGTGAACGCGCGCTACCTGATCTTCGGCGCTCTCCTGGTGGCGGTGGCGATTTTTCGGCCGGAAGGGCTCTGGCCCCGATCCCGGCCTCGCGCTAAAGGATGA
- a CDS encoding ABC transporter ATP-binding protein: protein MKLLSAKGVTKRFGGLVALEAVDLSIAAGEIVSVIGPNGAGKTTLFNVLTGFHSLDEGAIEFSGERIDDLPAYRITKRGIARTFQNIRLFGPMTALENVMVGRHCRTRSELAAALFRTRAFYREEAEIRHASWERLKAVGLDGQAHTPARHLSYGDQRRLEIARALASEPRLLLLDEPNAGMNPQESRDLMDTIQKIRREGVTILLIEHAMRVVMGVSDRVVVLDYGRKIAEGTPSEVQTDPRVIEAYLGSPTEETPRA, encoded by the coding sequence ATGAAACTTCTCTCCGCCAAAGGCGTCACCAAGCGGTTCGGGGGGCTGGTGGCCCTGGAGGCCGTGGATCTTTCCATCGCCGCCGGAGAGATCGTGAGCGTCATCGGGCCCAACGGCGCGGGGAAGACCACGCTTTTTAATGTTCTCACGGGCTTCCATTCCCTGGACGAGGGCGCCATCGAATTCTCCGGGGAAAGAATCGACGACCTCCCCGCGTACCGCATCACCAAGCGCGGCATCGCCCGAACGTTCCAAAACATCCGTCTCTTCGGTCCCATGACGGCCCTTGAAAACGTTATGGTGGGCCGCCACTGCCGGACGCGATCGGAACTCGCGGCCGCGCTCTTTCGCACCCGCGCCTTCTATCGAGAAGAAGCGGAAATCCGACACGCTTCCTGGGAGCGTTTGAAAGCGGTGGGACTGGACGGCCAGGCGCACACGCCGGCCCGCCATCTCTCTTATGGCGATCAGCGGCGCTTGGAGATCGCCCGGGCGCTGGCCAGCGAACCTCGGCTCCTCCTCCTGGACGAACCCAACGCCGGGATGAACCCCCAGGAAAGCCGCGATCTGATGGACACGATCCAGAAAATCCGGCGGGAGGGGGTCACGATCCTCTTGATCGAGCACGCCATGCGGGTGGTGATGGGGGTCTCCGATCGCGTGGTGGTCCTGGATTATGGACGGAAGATCGCCGAAGGCACGCCGTCCGAGGTCCAAACGGATCCCCGGGTCATCGAAGCCTACCTCGGATCTCCAACGGAGGAAACGCCCCGTGCTTGA
- a CDS encoding ABC transporter ATP-binding protein encodes MDGRSPKARRPRSKRIPGSSKPTSDLQRRKRPVLEVRNLHASYGRKIKALQDVSLTLRAGEIVCLIGANGAGKSTLLKTISGLLWPDAGEVLFDGHRVDSLSAHRTAALGLIHVPEGRRIFPQLTVLENLEMGAFTCANAGDRRKDLRRVWDLFPVLGERGRQEGGTLSGGEQQMLAIGRALMARPRLLMLDEPSMGLAPLMVRKIFSVIRDIHRAGTPILLVEQNAQEALRIADRGYVIETGRIVREGASADLLKDPAVRAAYLGVA; translated from the coding sequence ATGGACGGAAGATCGCCGAAGGCACGCCGTCCGAGGTCCAAACGGATCCCCGGGTCATCGAAGCCTACCTCGGATCTCCAACGGAGGAAACGCCCCGTGCTTGAGGTTCGGAACCTCCACGCTTCCTACGGCCGGAAAATCAAGGCGCTCCAAGACGTCAGCCTCACCCTTCGGGCGGGGGAAATCGTTTGCCTGATCGGGGCGAACGGCGCTGGGAAGAGCACCCTCTTAAAGACGATCTCGGGCCTGCTGTGGCCCGACGCGGGGGAGGTCCTTTTCGACGGGCACCGCGTGGACTCTCTCTCCGCCCACCGCACGGCGGCGTTGGGCTTGATCCACGTGCCCGAAGGTCGGCGGATTTTTCCCCAACTCACCGTTCTGGAGAACCTGGAAATGGGGGCGTTCACCTGCGCGAACGCCGGCGATCGGCGGAAAGACCTTCGCCGGGTTTGGGACCTTTTTCCTGTGTTGGGCGAACGGGGACGCCAGGAAGGGGGGACCCTTTCGGGAGGGGAACAGCAGATGTTGGCGATCGGCCGGGCCTTGATGGCGCGGCCCCGGCTCCTGATGTTGGATGAGCCGTCCATGGGGCTCGCCCCCCTTATGGTGCGGAAGATCTTTTCCGTGATCCGGGACATCCACCGCGCGGGAACTCCCATCTTGCTCGTGGAACAAAACGCCCAGGAAGCCCTCCGCATTGCCGACCGGGGCTACGTGATCGAGACGGGGCGCATCGTCCGGGAAGGCGCCTCCGCCGACCTGTTGAAGGATCCCGCCGTGCGGGCGGCGTACCTGGGGGTGGCTTAG